The Piliocolobus tephrosceles isolate RC106 chromosome 10, ASM277652v3, whole genome shotgun sequence nucleotide sequence ATATGTAGGGATaactataataatattttagaagagTATGGAGAAGTGATGCCAATTTGGCTACCGTAGCAAGACAATGGTAACTCTGGGGAGATATGAATGGAATCTTAAATATTGGTAGGATTTAGAACTAGATTCAAAGAGAATGTATTGGGTATAATTAAAATCAATGTGTTAAGCCTACACTGTGCAAGATGAATGAACGCAGTGAGACATCTCATCTGGTTTCATAGAGGTTACAATTTGGAGAGTAATAGAAAGCCCAATTTGCTAAATAGGAAATAGGGAAGTAACAAAATCTCTTAAGAAACAAGTGACATAATTAAAATAGTGTTTGAGAAAGATAAatctggaatcttaaaaagtaaatgctgaggagaaaagagaaatcagataggatttttaaaaaataatgttcattttttaaaatgttgagttGAGTAGGTACCAAATCTGGATTATCACTATAGTAATGAAAGTATAGAAAAAGGGAAAAGCCGGGGTTAATTATGAAGcactatattaaaaatgttatctgaGAGAGTAGAAAACATAATGTTACCACTTACAGAAGTTTGATAACTAGCCTATTAATAAAAAAAACCTGTGAATAAATGTCACCAGTAGGcaattgtattagtctattctcacattgctataaagacatatctgagactgggtaattcataaagaaagaggtttaattgactcacggttctgtATGGTTGgagaggcatcaggaaacttacaatcatggtggaaggtgaaggggaagcaactaccttcttcacaaggcggcaggagagagagagagagagtgagggggaaaCTGCCACAGACttctaaaccatcagatcttgtgagaagtcactcactatcacaggaacagcatgggggaaatcaccccatgatccaatcactccCACCacttccctcccttgacacacAAGGATTACAACTTGAGATGacatttgagtggggacacagagctaaaccatatcaacaacgcagatgtgtgtgtgtgtgtgtgtgcatgtaggcTTGTCatgtatggcctttattgtgttgaggtatagGTATATTTCTTCTCCACatattttttgagagttttcattatattattaaaagatgtttgattttgtcaaatgtttttcttctgcatctatagagatgatcatatggtttatGTTCTTCATTATGTTAATATAGTATACCATATTTATAGATTTGTGTTTGCGTGTTTGCACTGTAGGATAAATTTCACTTGATCAACTTCTATGGATTTATCTACAGAGGACATAACTTATGATGATGCTGTTGTACTCACCTGTTCAACAGAAGAAGCAGGAGTCCGGTCGAGGAATGCAAGAAGTGGAAAGGCAGTGTACTGGATAAGCTGCTCATCTGGCTTGGATTTAgattttcttccctcttcccaaaCTGGCTGAACTATATTGTTCTTGGTAGTTTATAATCCTTTTTTCTCAGAGTCAACCAGGAGACCTGGGTCTATGCTAAATTGTCTTCCTGATCGCACGACTTGGAAGTTCTCTAAACTGCAATCAATACTGTTAAGATAATCCAACAACTCAACCTTTCCCAGAAGATTGATGTTATCATTCAAAATGGAATCCATCATGGTCACTGGGTCTTCTGAGGTCAGACTGGATGAGCCATTTAGTAGACAGCACTAGACATGAGAGGGTTGCTGTCATCACTGCCTGAACTTAGGGATTCTCTGGCTGGTTCACTCTGCTCTCCACTCTGAATGACAGGTGCATACTCATCTTCATTGTCATCTTCAAAGGTGACAATATCAGGGTACTGGGTACAATTGGAGGGACCATATATAACATCCtggatatatatatgtgatataatgTATGGATATGATATAATATCCCAGTTTCTGGAATAACTgggatattttcttcatttgcattATCATCAGTAACATTGTAAATAATGATGTTATCTGAAATCATCTCCCTTGGCTTTAAAACTTCAGTCCTACTGTGTGGAACTTTATGATGGTAATTATCAGTTGGTTCTTTGACTATGTGCTGAAACAGATTCTTCTTTTGGGCTCCATTAGTGTTTAAAGTAGAGGCCTTTTATGTTTTAAACTCACAAGTTGGTTATTTTGAACCAATGTAACAATAAACTGGACAATCTTTCGAATAACTTGTTGCTGTTGTGCATGCTTTGCTCGTAATTCTGACACCTCCTTCCAAAGGGACTCATTCTCACTTTTTAATTCAGAAAGCCTGTACTCAACAGTTTCCTGTTTTATTTGAACCTTCTGAGCActgcttataatttttttaaaaaaatcttcctgacgaatttttattttcctctggttTTGAAGATGAAACCTTCCTTTTAATGTTCTCCAACAAGTCATCCTGTCCTTGTTTGAAGTAAGGATGCTGAAATTCTACAGGACCATCTCTTTCCTGCTTTAAATTCCAGAGTCGATATGTACTGCTTTACGGAAACCATACATATTCAGTTGCCTCACAAAATTTGCCATGTTATTGTGCTTGAAATATTTGGGAAGAATTTCCTTTGCAAATCCTTGCTCATCCAAGACCAGAAAACTTTGGCCATTCTGCTTCCAGGTGATGATCTCGTTAGTGTGGGTTTCCTCCACAAGCGTCCACATCTTGCTGAGAAAAGTCGGCACGTTCGAACTCTGCTTCATTGTTAACGCAGCGCAGGGATTCCAAACTCTACACCCAAACGCTGTGGTAGCGTCGGCGGCAGCGACTGGAATCATTTATTAAAGATTCAGTTGTTGGACCAACTGGATGCCATTGCTTTAGAAAGGTGAGTAACTGTCATCCAGGATATAATCTGTGCTCTTCTGTAGCAACAAATATACGAAGCAATTACAGGTCGAAGTACAAGGGTTCAAAATGGGAATGTCAGCCACCACTGTAAAACCTATCAACTCactctcaacttttttttttgctggatGCCTGCATGACATTTGTCCCTGCTGAATGAATATTCTTACTGCTTAACAGAGGGATAATTTTACTAGGGGAACACAACAATTGATAAAATGAGCTCTAAATTCAGTCTCTTTGCTGAACACATTCATTTTGCTGAAccaacaggttaaaaaaaatgctttgtattCTCTTGGGTAAATTATTCTTATTAGCAACAGATATCAGTAGAAGGAGTATAGCAGTAACCTAGAACATTTTCCAGAAACCCTTCTAATACTGCCATGACTCATTGTAAATATTAATGAACAACCACAGCAATTAATCACAGGCAGGACCACAGGGTCTTGGATCCTTCAACGGTGAAGTTTGTGTCACCCTACCAGCAAACAACTTCAAGATATTGAGGCTGATGTTCAGAAAAAAGGTAATATGGAGTGGATAAATATCAATATTGCCTTTAACTAGCTGCATATATGACGACTTTATGAGCCAtcattattttctcctctttccacccattccccttttcttcctattatatatatatgcatttatagcAGTTAAAGATTTATCAAAgacaaattatgatttttttcctgatatagaacagttctttaaattattttgaactaTATACAGTGACTGATGAGACGTTACTAACTTAATACATAACACCTGAATAAACAACTTTAAAGTGATTAAAATTACAATATAAACCCAACTTTAGATCCAGTTAATCATTTGGCCTTTATTTGATGGATCAGAAGGAATTTGTTGGATTTTACCCATATCATGGTCATGCTATTCTATCTTTTCTTATCAATTACTATTGAGAAAATATAGTTAAAAAGTCACCAAGGAGAGATTTGGGTGAATGGAATTCTGAAAGTAAATATGAAATTAACTTTATGACTAGGACCCAAAATTTTCCTACAAATTGCATTATGAACCACATTTCCTTTCATATCTATTTCTATTTGCTTATCAAAAACTGTGCTATAATGATAAATTGGAAATGCTTCTTTTTCAGTGaagaagttaaaattaaaagatcCTTGTAATTTTTCCTAAATAATGTCTCATACGTACTTTAAGTCCTcttaggctttttaaaaaaatctagagtCTCTGAGGTCTTCACGGATCTTGCTTCTAGATCCCAGAAGTCTTATTAATTAATCAActtgttttcttctctcccaGAGGTACTGTCTCCCagaagacaaaggaaatctcAATACTGCAATTATATGAAAAAGTTATAGCAAAACCAAAGCCCTCATGGATAACTGTTGTTGATATTTTGGCAGTATTCAGAAATGCCAAAGAGCTCAAGACCTCTACTTGCATATCCATGGCAATCTGTCCTCTTGCCTTGAAAGCGTCCAAGCTTCTGACAATGCAGGATAGATAATATCCTATGGATTGATTTCTCAGGTTCACTTTGCATAACTATAGACTATAGTTCCTGGAATGACTTCAGTTTTGGCAGAACATGATTTGAAAAATTCACCTTGACTCTCTTATAAAAAGGACTATAAAATTTTTTAGGAAATCAACTACCAAAAAAaggactatttttaaaatatagcaatgAAGCACATAAGCCACATTTATCTATAGGAAGAATCTAAAACTGTAATAATAAATGTGCATTTGTGGggaataattcattttatttcaaagtaatgATTTTTCAGTACTTATAATTATGACAGTCATTAATTAACGTTGTTTATCCTTTCTagaattaaaacaataaacagagGAAAACATTGGAACTCTGCTGCCTCATTATTAACAGAATCTGACAAGTCACTAAACAATACAAGgtaaaagtaacttttaaaacatgttaagtttttgaaaaataagtcaCAAACTGATATTTGTTCTTGGCTTCTCCGGGAAGAACTCTCTTTTCCAGTAAAAAAGGTAATCAGCAAtgcatttattaacatttataatgTTATAATGTTTATAACAGTTaatgatataaatttattttaataaatttgtttttttcatccTCCTCTGATTCTACATGCTCATTATCATTCAGCTTTTTTCTATGTAATAAATATGTACTGAATTATTGTCATTCACTAGATTCAGAACATTATGTTGACAATACACAGCAAACAAGCTGAGTTTGATGTTAAGGATATTATTTTCAAGAGAGgaataattaacatttaataataatattaacttaTAATGTTGGAATGAGTTTGATAGGAATAAATCTTAGAAgttaaaataatctgttttgcCTCTAGatgagaataaaacaaagataaatgatatatattatttttcaaaaaaatgatttttcatgcTTACTTCAGTCAGCTTTCTTTCACTTCTTAAATATCTTACACCTTTCCAGACCGTAAGTGCAATCTAATGTAAGCtcttactaatttttaattatttacatatctaatttttgataaaatgggtgaatattttattttcaacatttaataCAGTCTTAAATAATGATAACATCTTATGCAACTTTTCTCTTAATAATCTTTTTTCTCAGGCAAAATGTCCCATTTCTCCAAGATTTCTTCATCTCTCTAAACTTTCAACAGATTGATTCTTCCCCTCAACTGAGAATGTTTTGTCcaaaaatgaacatatatattattaattttcaacCTAATAAGCATTATTTGGTATGAATAGTGGGACTGAGCACTGaagattataatgaaaataatggctaacatttactgaatacttacTTTACCATAAATGGTGCTAAGTGATTTATGTACATAAGTCATTTTCTATTCCCAAGAAAACTTTGAGGACTCTTATTTCCACTTTATATATGAGAATACAGTAGCATAGAGAGAGAGcataaataacttgtccaaggtcccaTTTAGAAAGTGAGTGAAGCAGAACTGGAGCCTAGATTTATTTAAACCTAAAACCTGTACTAACCACTGCAGTATTAGATAgatagtttttatgtttttgtctgtttctgcATGATCATTATCATTCAACTTTGatctataataaatatgtattgattaATTGCCATTTACCAGACACATAATGTTATGCTAACAATATATGGAGAACAAATTGAATTTTGTCTTAAGTAAGCTATTGTCAAGTGAAGAATAATTAATATGTAATCTCAATATTAAAATATGGTGATAGTTGGTGTCTTCAATTGTCTTTGGATGAGATGTTTTAACCCAGGTTGAAGAATTAgagattttatttggaaatatgaaattttaactAAACTCTAAAGTAGAAGCAGAAGTAAGGTAGGGGAAGAGGAAGGGTCCTTTATTAAAAGCTGATATAGTACAGTGATTAATCATTAATGATGATTAAAAGCCTGGATTCTGAAGCCAGTTTTCTTGGCTTCAAATCTTGATTCTGACTCTAGTAAGTGAATTTCAGCAGACTTCATTTCTCtgtacctcaatttcctcatctgtaaacttgGGAATATAATAATACCCACCTCATGTTGTTATTGTATGGATTAAATGAGCTACTATGAAAGCATTTAgaaaagtgtctggcacatgaAAAGTGCCATGTACATGTTCGTTATTATTGTTGCCTAGACAGAATGATGCACAGAAGGCCCTTAGGACAAAGAAAGAGTGACTTGTATTGTTAACGTATGAAGTTAAAAAATCTATTTGAGCAGTAATGAGTTAATAATGACTACAAAAGTTGTATTCGGGGCAAACAAAAGTGTAATCAACAATGCCCCCATATGTATCCTTTGCAGTATTAATTTCTAAAGTAACACCTTTATCTGGAGAAGAGTTCTGCTGTAGATCTCTTTTTAAAGAACTGCAAGTCACATGGACACATAGTGGAGAAAAACACACTGGAGCCTTTTGGagagtgaagggtgggaggagggagaggatcaggaaaaataactaatgggtactaggcttaatacttcaGTGATTAAATGAGCTGTACAgcaaaaccccatgacacaaatgtacctatgtgacaaacctgcactcgcacccctgaacttaaaatagaagttaaaacaAAGATCTCCAAGTCTTGGGAtcaagaaatgaaaggaagtttTCTTTATGAAAGTGCTTTGATGGCCCATCTGGGACAGAAATTTTTGAATGTGAGTACTAATAATTTGTGCTTGGTTGTGCACACCTTTTATCTTAGCAGGTACATAACTTCCATCAGAATCCAGTTTCCATGATGCGTGAAAGGTAATTGCACTTCacaagtagtttttttttctttttttttttaactcagtcACTTCCTTTATATTTGTTGGTACTCCAAATTAAGTCCCCATTTTCCTAAACTTGACTACTAAAACCCCAAATATCTCCCAACCCAAACTACCTAATGTGCTTCCCAAAGTCATTTATTAAATTGGTTGTGCTCTCTTCCAGTCACTGCTTCATGATGTTGAAGTTATTGTGTGAATCATGAGTGAGAAGTGTATAGAGAAGTGATACTTGGAAATGTGAAAGGCATTTGGGTAGAAAGGCATTGTATTAGATGCAGAGGCAAAAACCCTAACTCTACCACTTAAAGAATTAAGAAATACAACTAATCTTTGGTTTCAACAGCAATTGGTTGGCTTTAAGTCACAGTATACTTATGAggctaaaattaaaatagctttGTAAATCTTAATATCATAAGAGATTATTTGTAATGCTAGGATCCAAACCAAGagttcatttgtatattttgccCTGTGCCTCTCAACAGGTTTCTACCATGGGTGACAGGGGAGCAAGCAATCACTCAGAAATGACTGACTTCATTCTTGCAGGCTTCAGGGTCCGCCCAGAGCTCCACATTCTCCTCTTCCTgctatttctgtttgtttatgcCATGATTCTTCTAGGGAATGTTGGGATGATGGCCATTATTATGACTGATCCTCGGCTGAACACACCAATGTATTTCTTCCTAGGCAATCTCTccttcattgatcttttctattcATCTGTTATTGCACCCAAGGTTATAATCAACTTCTGGTCTGAAAGCAAGTCTATCTCCTTTGCAGGCTGTGTGGCCCAGCTCTTTCTCTTTGCCCTCTTCATTGTGACTGAGGGATTTCTCCTGGCGGCCATGGCTTATGACCGCTTTATTGCCATCTGCAACCCTCTGCTGTACTCTGTTCAAATGTCAACACGTCTCTGCACTCAGTTGGTGGCTGGTTCCTATTTTTGTGGCTGCATTAGCTCAGTTATTCAGACCAGCATGACATTTACTTTATCTTTTTGTGCTTCTCGGACTGTTGACCACTTTTACTGTGATTCTCGCCCGCTTCAGAGACTATCTTGTTCTGATCTCTTTATCCATAGAATGATATCTTTTTCCTTATCATGTATTATCATCTTGCCTACTATCATAGTCATTATTGTATCTTATATGTATATTGTGTCCA carries:
- the LOC111541774 gene encoding olfactory receptor 9K2 encodes the protein MLGSKPRVHLYILPCASQQVSTMGDRGASNHSEMTDFILAGFRVRPELHILLFLLFLFVYAMILLGNVGMMAIIMTDPRLNTPMYFFLGNLSFIDLFYSSVIAPKVIINFWSESKSISFAGCVAQLFLFALFIVTEGFLLAAMAYDRFIAICNPLLYSVQMSTRLCTQLVAGSYFCGCISSVIQTSMTFTLSFCASRTVDHFYCDSRPLQRLSCSDLFIHRMISFSLSCIIILPTIIVIIVSYMYIVSTVLKIHSTEGRKKAFSTCSSHLGVVSVLYGAVFFMYLTPDRFPELSKVASLCYSLVTPMLNPLIYSLRNKDVQEALKKLLKKKNISL